The sequence AATTGTTGATTGGCAATATCACCAACGAAGATAGCAGGTACGCCATAATCAGCAACCAAGTCTTGCAACGCAGCCAAATCTTGTGCCGAAGGTGAAGCACTGGTGCTCACACCGGGAATGATCGATCCCAATTGCCGTAAACCGTAGCGATCAGCCATATACCCGAAGATGATGTGGTCAGAGACGATCAAGCGACGCTCGGCAGGAATGGCTGCAAATTGTTCAGCAATCCAGCGATCAAGATCATCGAGCTGGTTCCGGTACGCAGCCGCTCGCGCAGCATAAGTATCAGCATTGGTCGGATCAAGGCGACTCAGAGTCGCGTAAATCACCTCTACCCAGGCCTTCACATTGTTCGGATCCGTCCAGGTATGAGGATCGACGGTGCCAGCACCGTGTTCATCACTGTGCTCATCCCTATGCTTATCACTGTGCTCGTCACTATGCTTATCACTGTGCTTATCACTGTGCTCATCACTGTGCTCATCACTATGTTCGTCACCGTGCGTATGCCCTCCAACTTCCTCCTCACTCAGGGTACGCAGGGTCAGATTCTCCGACAGGGCCACCACTTCAGCCTTTGTCCCTGAACTTGCGATCAGACGATCAAGAAACTCTTCGTAACCGGCCCCTACGGTAAAGATAATCTGGGCAGCACTGACTCGTGCCAAATCCGCAGGTGAAGGCTCGTAGTTGTGTCCATCCGCTCCAATCGGTACAATAGTCTCAACCTGCACCAATTCACCGCCAACTTGACGCACAACGTCAGCAACGATGCTCGTGCTTGCCATCACCATGAGAGGCGCTGCCGGAGCGGTAGTGGGCTGTGCCATTGATGCCGTTGCTGTAGGCTGCGCTGGAGCACTAGTAGGTTGTGCCATTGATACCGTTGCTGTAGGCTGCGCCGGGGCACTAGTAGGCTGGCCGGCCGGCGTCTTCCCACACGCAGCAATAAGTAATGCGCCGATCAGTAGTATCACAATCTGTCGAATATGCTGCATGGCTTTCTCCTTCAAC comes from Chloroflexus sp. Y-396-1 and encodes:
- a CDS encoding metal ABC transporter solute-binding protein, Zn/Mn family, with product MQHIRQIVILLIGALLIAACGKTPAGQPTSAPAQPTATVSMAQPTSAPAQPTATASMAQPTTAPAAPLMVMASTSIVADVVRQVGGELVQVETIVPIGADGHNYEPSPADLARVSAAQIIFTVGAGYEEFLDRLIASSGTKAEVVALSENLTLRTLSEEEVGGHTHGDEHSDEHSDEHSDKHSDKHSDEHSDKHRDEHSDEHGAGTVDPHTWTDPNNVKAWVEVIYATLSRLDPTNADTYAARAAAYRNQLDDLDRWIAEQFAAIPAERRLIVSDHIIFGYMADRYGLRQLGSIIPGVSTSASPSAQDLAALQDLVADYGVPAIFVGDIANQQLAEQIARDMGVRIFTVLTESLTDADGPGATYIDYMRFNVQTIVDGLRG